A DNA window from Ipomoea triloba cultivar NCNSP0323 chromosome 10, ASM357664v1 contains the following coding sequences:
- the LOC116033471 gene encoding EVI5-like protein, whose product MEKVGVDEGDPQPPLPRVDRFGFLKQDGNSNGFARSKSAYEHQREERRIRKWRKMIGVGGSDWKHYVRRKPHVVKRRIRKGIPDCLRGLVWQLISGSRDLLLMNPGVYEQLVIYETSASELDIIRDISRTFPSHVFFQQRHGPGQRSLYNVLKAYSVYDRDVGYVQGMGFVAGLLLLYMSEEDAFWLLVALLKGAVHSPMEGMYLVGLPLVQQYLFQFDQLVKDLMPKLGEHFSQEMINPSMYASQWFITVFSYSFPFHLALRIWDVFLYEGVKIVFKVGLALLKYCHDDLVKLPFEKLIHALRNFPDDAMNPDTLLPMAYSLKISKRLKELKQQYEKQRAKVPEAHAKPKEPSP is encoded by the exons ATGGAAAAAGTAGGAGTAGATGAAGGTGACCCACAACCACCATTGCCTAGAGTTGATAGATTTGGGTTTTTAAAACAAGATGGTAATTCAAATGGTTTTGCTAGAAGCAAATCAGCCTATGAACATCAGAG GGAGGAAAGAAGGATTAGAAAATGGAGGAAGATGATTGGTGTTGGAGGAAGCGATTGGAAGCATTATGTTCGGAGAAAACCTCATGTAGTTAAAAGGCGAATACGGAAAGGAATTCCTGATTGTTTGAGGGGGCTTGTTTGGCAGCTAATTTCTGGAAGTCGGGATCTTTTGCTGATGAATCCAGGAGTATATGAG CAACTCGTCATATATGAGACATCAGCTTCTGAGCTAGATATTATTCGAGATATTTCTCGCACCTTCCCTTCACATGTATTCTTCCAGCAGAGGCATGGACCTGGTCAGAGGTCTCTTTACAATGTTCTGAAAGCATACTCTGTATATGACAGAGATGTTGGATATGTGCAG GGCATGGGATTTGTGGCGGGCCTCCTGCTTCTTTACATGAGTGAAGAAGATGCATTTTGGTTATTGGTTGCCTTGTTGAAGGGAGCTGTACACTCACCAATGGAAGGAATGTATTTG GTAGGACTGCCTCTTGTACAGCAATATCTCTTTCAATTTGATCAGTTAGTAAAGGATTTGATGCCTAAACTTGGAGAGCACTTTTCTCAAGAGATGATCAATCCCAGCATGTATGCAAGCCAGTGGTTCATAACTGTTTTCTCATATTCTTTCCCATTTCACTTGGCTCTTAGAATTTGGGATGTATTTCTCTATGAG GGTGTTAAAATTGTATTTAAGGTTGGATTGGCTTTATTGAAATATTGCCACGATGATCTG GTGAAATTACCTTTTGAGAAACTTATACATGCTTTACGCAACTTCCCTGATGATGCAATGAACCCAGATACCCTATTGCCAATGGCCTATTCACTCAAG ATCTCCAAGCGTTTGAAAGAACTGAAACAACAATATGAAAAGCAACGCGCAAAGGTCCCTGAAGCCCATGCTAAACCGAAAGAGCCATCACCCTGA
- the LOC116032573 gene encoding probable receptor-like protein kinase At5g18500: protein MGSNLNEGMSKETAVFGLKVWELIGIIVVFLIVFILLSVTFYLTLRKKSRRAKESLPLCQIPKVSKEIKEVQVDQVSKNEFATRDGSFPTIQDKSTEKESDGGLVSHGTWKTKNGDNNGQSDSFHLVDKDYCGPHSREEGSSAKFAVHHKSYSLHPIVAPSPLTGLPEVSHLGWGHWFTLRDLELATNRFSKENILGEGGYSVVYRGQLINGAEVAIKKLLNNLGQAEKEFTVEVEAIGHVRHKHLVRLLGYCIEGTHRILVYEYVNNGNLEQWLHGAMQQHGYLTWEARMKVLLGTAKALAYLHENIEPKVVHRDIKSSNILIDDEFNAKVSDFGLAKLLGAGKSHISTRVMGTFGYVAPEYANTGLLNEKSDVYSFGVVLLEAITGRDPVDYGRPPQEVNLVDWLKMMVGSRRSEEVVDPNIGSRPSTRALKRALLTALRCVDPDSDKRPKMSQVVRMLESEEYPIPREDRRQRKVQAGAAESESQRENYETDKSDNPDSTSDSKRNL, encoded by the exons ATGGGTTCTAATCTGAATGAGGGTATGTCCAAAGAAACTGCTGTTTTTGGGCTCAAGGTGTGGGAGCTGATTGGGATTATTGTTGTCTTTTTGATAGTATTCATCCTCTTATCAGTAACTTTTTATCTCACGTTGCGGAAGAAATCAAGGCGGGCCAAAGAAAGCCTCCCCCTTTGTCAAATTCCGAAAGTTTCAAAGGAAATTAAGGAGGTTCAGGTGGATCAAGTGTCCAAGAATGAATTTGCTACTCGAGATGGGAGTTTTCCGACCATTCAAGATAAATCCACTGAGAAAGAATCTGATGGGGGTTTGGTGAGTCACGGGACATGGAAAACAAAGAATGGCGATAATAATGGTCAATCGGATTCATTTCATCTTGTTGACAAAGACTATTGCGGGCCACATTCACGAGAAGAAGGGAGTTCAGCCAAATTTGCAGTTCATCACAAATCTTACTCCTTACATCCAATAGTTGCTCCATCTCCTCTAACTGGCCTGCCCGAGGTTTCTCACTTGGGTTGGGGTCACTGGTTTACTTTAAGAGATCTTGAACTTGCAACCAACCGCTTTTCGAAGGAGAACATTCTCGGGGAGGGTGGATATTCTGTTGTTTATCGTGGCCAATTGATCAATGGGGCTGAAGTAGCTATCAAGAAGCTCCTCAACAACCT AGGCCAGGCAGAGAAAGAATTTACAGTGGAAGTCGAAGCCATTGGCCATGTGCGACACAAACACTTAGTTCGCCTTTTGGGATACTGCATTGAAGGAACTCATAG GATTCTGGTCTATGAGTATGTAAACAATGGAAACTTAGAGCAATGGCTTCATGGAGCTATGCAGCAACACGGATATCTTACATGGGAAGCAAGGATGAAGGTTCTCCTTGGCACAGCTAAGGC TCTTGCCTACTTGCACGAGAACATTGAGCCAAAGGTGGTTCATCGGGACATCAAATCGAGCAATATTCTAATAGACGACGAGTTCAACGCTAAGGTCTCGGACTTTGGTCTTGCTAAGCTGTTGGGTGCTGGGAAAAGCCACATCTCGACAAGAGTCATGGGTACCTTTGG ATATGTGGCTCCTGAATATGCAAATACTGGGCTCTTGAATGAAAAGAGTGACGTTTACAGCTTTGGAGTTGTTCTGTTAGAAGCTATTACTGGAAGAGACCCAGTGGACTACGGCCGTCCTCCTCAAGAG GTGAATCTCGTTGATTGGCTGAAAATGATGGTTGGAAGCAGGCGCTCCGAGGAAGTTGTGGACCCAAATATTGGTTCAAGGCCCTCAACACGGGCTCTTAAGCGAGCCCTTTTGACTGCTTTGAGATGTGTTGATCCAGATTCTGACAAGAGACCCAAGATGAGCCAAGTCGTTCGTATGCTTGAATCAGAAGAATATCCTATACCAAGAGAG GACCGAAGGCAGCGAAAAGTCCAGGCAGGTGCAGCCGAGAGTGAATCCCAGCGAGAGAACTACGAGACTGACAAGAGCGACAACCCGGATTCAACATCGGACAGCAAAAGGAATCTTTAA